Proteins encoded together in one Onychomys torridus chromosome 1, mOncTor1.1, whole genome shotgun sequence window:
- the LOC118593788 gene encoding olfactory receptor 502-like, whose product MDFLEDGNHTAVTEFILLGLTDDPVLRVILFIIILSIYLVTVCGNLSTILLIRVSSQLHHPMYFFLSHLASADIGYSSSVTPNMLVNFLVERNPISYVGCAIQLGSAVFFGTVECFLLAAMAYDRFVAICSPLLYSSKMSTQVFVWCLVGSYVGGFLNASSFTLSFFSLLFCGPNRINHFFCDFAPLVKLSCSDVSVPAVVPSFTAGSIIVVTVFVIAVSYIYILITILKMRSTEGRQKAFSTCTSHLTAVTLFYGTITFIYVMPKSSYSTDQNKVVSVFYMVVIPMLNPLIYSLRNNEIKGALKRQLARKILS is encoded by the coding sequence ATGGATTTCCTGGAGGATGGGAACCATACTGCAGTGACAGAGTTCATTTTATTGGGCTTAACAGATGACCCAGTCCTTAGAGTCAtcctcttcatcatcatcctGAGCATCTACCTGGTGACTGTGTGTGGGAACCTCAGTACCATCCTCCTTATCAGAGTCTCTTCCCAGCTCCATCACCCCATGTACTTTTTTCTCAGCCACTTGGCTTCTGCTGACATAGGCTACTCATCTTCTGTCACTCCCAATATGCTTGTCAACTTCCTGGtggagagaaatcctatctccTACGTTGGATGTGCCATCCAGCTTGGTTCAGCTGTTTTCTTTGGGACAGTTGAATGTTTCCTTCTGGCTGCCATGGCTTATGATCGCTTTGTAGCAATCTGTAGCCCACTGCTTTATTCGTCCAAAATGTCCACACAAGTTTTTGTTTGGTGCCTTGTAGGATCCTATGTTGGTGGTTTTCTTAATGCTTCCTCCTTtaccctttccttcttttcactTCTCTTCTGTGGACCAAATAGAATCAAtcactttttctgtgattttgctCCACTAGTAAAACTCTCTTGCTCTGATGTCAGTGTCCCTGCAGTTGTTCCCTCATTCACAGCTGGCTCCATCATTGTGGTGACAGTGTTTGTCATTGCTGTCTCCTACATCTATATCCTCATTACCATCCTGAAGATGCGCTCCACTGAGGGCCGCCAAAAGGCCTTCTCCACCTGCACCTCCCACCTCACTGCAGTCACTCTGTTCTATGGGAccattacattcatttatgtgatGCCCAAGTCCAGCTACTCCACAGACCAGAACAAGGTGGTGTCTGTGTTCTACATGGTGGTGATCCCCATGTTGAACCCCCTCATCTACAGCCTCAGGAATAATGAGATTAAGGGTGCTCTGAAGAGACAACTTGCTAGGAAAATACTTTCTTAG